The Pseudomonas kermanshahensis genome includes a window with the following:
- a CDS encoding helix-turn-helix transcriptional regulator yields the protein MPRSQARVWRDTALPFVESRRACHSRACYKAHSHPTFSMGAVDAGFSLFTGASGGQQRLTPGTLVMVPAKRVHACNPAPGQAWSYQMLHVDADWLSQLRLESGLRGAQAGEPARISHVPALYGQFCALNALLFSSASNGEKEAALIAFMGDQDFCSHPTLEATPALGASLLSGLVERIEAEDPAQLSLTLLAQETGLGRYQLIRAFRAATGLTPHAYLLNARVNRGRLLLNQGLALAEVAYQLGFADQSHFQRVFKAHVGVTPGQYRGH from the coding sequence ATGCCCCGCTCACAAGCCCGCGTCTGGCGCGATACTGCCCTGCCCTTCGTCGAAAGCCGCCGCGCCTGCCACAGCCGCGCCTGCTACAAGGCGCATAGCCATCCGACCTTTTCCATGGGCGCAGTGGATGCCGGCTTCAGCCTGTTTACCGGCGCAAGCGGTGGTCAGCAACGCCTGACACCCGGCACTTTGGTGATGGTCCCGGCAAAGCGTGTGCATGCGTGCAATCCGGCGCCTGGCCAGGCCTGGAGCTACCAGATGCTGCACGTGGATGCCGACTGGCTGTCGCAACTGCGCCTGGAGTCTGGGCTGCGCGGTGCGCAGGCGGGTGAGCCTGCACGTATCAGCCATGTGCCCGCCTTGTACGGCCAGTTCTGCGCGCTGAATGCCTTGTTGTTCTCCAGTGCGAGCAACGGCGAGAAAGAGGCGGCGCTGATTGCTTTCATGGGGGACCAGGACTTCTGCTCGCACCCGACGCTGGAGGCGACACCGGCGCTGGGCGCCTCCCTGCTCAGTGGCCTGGTCGAGCGGATCGAGGCTGAGGACCCTGCGCAACTGAGCCTGACGTTGTTGGCCCAGGAGACGGGATTGGGGCGTTATCAACTGATCCGGGCGTTTCGCGCAGCCACCGGCCTGACGCCCCATGCCTACCTGCTCAACGCCAGGGTCAATCGCGGTCGGCTTCTGTTGAACCAGGGCCTGGCGCTGGCAGAGGTCGCCTATCAGCTTGGGTTTGCCGACCAAAGCCACTTTCAGCGGGTGTTCAAGGCGCACGTGGGCGTAACGCCCGGGCAATACCGAGGCCATTGA
- a CDS encoding autotransporter outer membrane beta-barrel domain-containing protein → MRYHRLLAPAALPLLALPTLGYPDSLTVMPGDSLGAISQTQQVDTFTMSGGTVQSLNQGQGFDTFTMSGGRIIGAFEDGDHAIFSGGQIGRVDLKLADNYFEMSQDTAVATEIDGNLVSGFGNDTILLRGGSIGGNISTSGGQDRITISGGSLKGNVLASAGNDTFTWSGGSIGGRVDMGIGDDSATIDSLDAKALNISVDGGAGNDTLVFNRSQVTRGGLYTNWESVALTNASRFTLDDTLTLGDLGTDTLPATGTGSFKIDASSALIARQGSIVSIQNGNKVSVENAGTIDLSQGNDAQGRLSIQGDYTGNNGTLRVNSVLAGDGAASDRLVVSRGVIAGSTGLLVNNLGGAGAATTQNGIQVVEAREGAVSRNDAFVQTQTLSVGAYDYRLFKGGITAGSENSWYLRSTLVAPPAPAPAPQPGEPPVIEPAATPPVVAAAPGQAELPAPVQGKPLALYRPEVPVYAAAPRGAAIIARQALGTFHQRQGDQQLLAGQGGLPASWGQAYGGTLRQQWTGTVSPSLDGDLYGFKVGQDVYAKVNDSGYRQQVGVYVSHSRLDADVKGFALAVQDRSVGDLKLDGDSVGAYWTLVGPQRGYLDAVLQYTDLDGRARSHRGDKLNIKGHAWTASLESGYPIALSQRWAVEPQAQLIAQKVSLDTARDSVSRVSHDAQVELTARLGARLEGTFTGTRGRLLQPYAQVNLWHGDGGRDTLTFDDLDTIKTDYRYTSVQLESGVVVQVSEALSLHGGVQYSANLDSRQQEASGVNLGVRWQF, encoded by the coding sequence ATGCGTTATCACCGCCTGCTTGCCCCTGCCGCGTTGCCACTGCTCGCACTGCCGACGCTTGGCTACCCTGATTCACTGACCGTCATGCCGGGCGACAGCCTGGGGGCGATCTCGCAAACCCAACAGGTCGACACCTTCACCATGAGCGGGGGCACGGTCCAGTCGCTGAACCAGGGCCAAGGGTTCGATACTTTCACAATGTCGGGCGGGCGCATTATCGGTGCGTTCGAGGATGGCGATCATGCAATCTTTTCGGGCGGCCAGATAGGGCGAGTCGACTTGAAGCTCGCTGACAACTACTTCGAAATGTCCCAGGACACTGCCGTTGCAACCGAGATCGACGGCAACCTGGTGAGCGGCTTTGGCAACGACACGATCCTGCTGCGCGGGGGCTCGATTGGCGGCAATATCAGCACCAGCGGCGGCCAGGACCGCATTACCATCAGTGGTGGTTCGCTCAAGGGGAATGTGCTCGCCAGCGCCGGCAACGACACCTTCACGTGGTCCGGCGGCAGCATCGGCGGCCGGGTCGATATGGGTATTGGCGATGACTCCGCGACAATCGACAGCCTCGATGCCAAGGCCTTGAACATCAGCGTCGACGGCGGCGCTGGCAATGACACCCTGGTGTTCAACCGCAGCCAGGTGACGCGCGGTGGGTTGTACACCAACTGGGAATCCGTGGCGTTGACCAACGCCAGCCGATTCACCCTCGACGACACCCTCACCTTGGGCGACCTAGGCACCGACACACTCCCCGCGACCGGTACAGGCAGCTTCAAAATCGATGCGAGCAGCGCGCTGATCGCACGCCAAGGCAGCATCGTGAGTATCCAAAACGGCAACAAGGTGTCGGTCGAAAACGCCGGCACGATAGACCTGTCGCAGGGCAACGATGCCCAGGGGCGCTTGAGCATTCAAGGCGATTACACCGGCAACAACGGCACCCTGCGCGTGAACAGCGTGCTGGCCGGGGATGGCGCGGCCTCCGACCGCCTGGTCGTCAGCCGCGGGGTTATCGCTGGCAGTACTGGCCTGCTGGTCAATAACTTGGGGGGCGCAGGCGCGGCGACCACACAGAACGGTATCCAAGTAGTCGAAGCCCGCGAAGGCGCTGTCAGCCGGAACGACGCTTTCGTCCAGACCCAGACGCTTTCGGTTGGTGCCTACGACTATCGCCTGTTCAAGGGTGGTATCACAGCAGGCAGTGAAAACAGCTGGTACCTGCGCTCGACCTTAGTCGCCCCGCCCGCTCCGGCGCCGGCACCGCAGCCCGGCGAGCCACCCGTGATCGAACCGGCAGCGACCCCGCCTGTGGTTGCGGCGGCGCCCGGGCAAGCTGAACTGCCTGCGCCCGTACAGGGCAAGCCCTTGGCGCTGTACCGCCCCGAAGTCCCGGTGTACGCCGCTGCCCCTAGAGGCGCCGCGATCATCGCCCGCCAAGCGTTGGGCACCTTTCACCAGCGCCAGGGCGACCAGCAGTTGTTGGCCGGCCAAGGCGGGCTCCCCGCCAGCTGGGGGCAGGCCTACGGCGGCACGCTGCGCCAGCAATGGACCGGCACGGTCAGCCCCAGCCTGGACGGTGACCTGTATGGCTTCAAGGTCGGCCAGGACGTGTATGCCAAGGTCAATGACAGCGGCTATCGCCAACAGGTCGGCGTGTATGTCAGCCACAGTCGCCTGGACGCCGACGTCAAAGGGTTTGCCCTGGCCGTACAAGACCGCAGCGTCGGTGACCTGAAGCTCGATGGCGACAGCGTCGGCGCTTACTGGACGCTGGTCGGGCCGCAGCGCGGGTACCTGGATGCCGTGCTGCAGTACACCGACCTGGATGGCCGGGCGCGCTCGCACCGTGGTGACAAGCTGAACATCAAGGGCCATGCCTGGACAGCGTCACTGGAGTCCGGCTACCCCATCGCCCTGTCGCAACGCTGGGCCGTGGAGCCGCAAGCCCAGTTGATCGCCCAGAAGGTCTCGCTGGACACCGCTCGTGACAGCGTCTCGCGCGTCAGCCATGACGCCCAGGTTGAACTAACGGCGCGCTTGGGTGCGCGCCTTGAAGGCACCTTCACTGGCACCCGTGGACGCCTGCTGCAACCTTATGCGCAGGTCAACCTGTGGCACGGCGACGGTGGCCGCGACACGCTGACGTTCGATGACCTCGACACGATCAAGACCGACTACCGCTACACCTCGGTGCAACTCGAAAGCGGTGTGGTGGTGCAAGTGAGTGAAGCGCTGAGCCTGCACGGCGGCGTGCAGTACAGCGCTAACTTGGACAGCCGCCAGCAGGAAGCCAGCGGCGTGAACCTGGGTGTGCGCTGGCAGTTCTAA
- a CDS encoding LysE family translocator, translating to MEQFLIVALAHFLALLSPGPDFFLVARTSISGGWRTASGACLGIALANGAFIAMAFTGLSILREGSTLFIALQLAGAAYLLYIGTQFLRYAGHSNLAAVAGNGAVPSGWRSLAMGFLSGILNPKNALFYASLASMVASSSVGWKVVYAGWMFCIVLLWDLLVAVAIGNQRVLQRFARALPWLERASGVMLMVLAGGLLVHLALG from the coding sequence ATGGAGCAGTTCCTGATCGTCGCCCTCGCCCACTTCCTAGCCCTGCTGTCACCCGGCCCGGACTTTTTCCTGGTTGCCCGCACCTCCATCAGTGGCGGTTGGCGCACCGCCAGCGGCGCGTGCCTGGGTATCGCGTTGGCCAATGGCGCCTTCATTGCCATGGCCTTTACCGGCCTGTCGATTTTGCGCGAAGGCAGCACGTTATTCATTGCTTTGCAACTGGCCGGTGCGGCTTACCTTTTGTACATCGGCACACAATTCTTGCGCTACGCCGGGCATTCCAACCTGGCCGCAGTGGCCGGCAATGGCGCTGTACCAAGTGGGTGGCGCAGCCTGGCGATGGGCTTTTTGTCGGGCATTCTCAACCCCAAGAACGCGCTGTTCTACGCCAGCCTCGCCAGCATGGTCGCCAGCAGCAGTGTCGGCTGGAAGGTGGTGTATGCGGGCTGGATGTTCTGCATCGTGCTGCTCTGGGACCTGCTGGTCGCCGTGGCCATCGGCAACCAGCGCGTGTTGCAGCGCTTCGCCCGCGCCTTGCCCTGGCTGGAGCGGGCTTCGGGGGTCATGCTGATGGTGTTGGCCGGGGGGTTGCTTGTGCACCTTGCGCTGGGCTGA
- a CDS encoding LysE family translocator, whose protein sequence is MDLASLLLFIPACFALNMAPGPNNLLSLHNASRYGLRTACVAGGGRIVAFSGMIALAAMGLAVVLHTSEYLFLAIKVIGAAYLFYIAWQLWRAPVGEAVVAGDHPRGTWRLARQEFWVAAGNPKAILIFTAFLPQFVSVGGATPVSEQFLWLGVLFLLLEWAAIAIYAGLGAYMQRWFSQPGPRRMFNRVSASLLGCAGLGLLAARR, encoded by the coding sequence ATGGATCTTGCCAGTTTGCTGCTGTTCATCCCCGCGTGCTTCGCCCTCAACATGGCGCCCGGGCCCAACAACCTGCTGTCGTTGCACAATGCCAGCCGCTACGGCCTGCGCACGGCCTGCGTGGCCGGTGGCGGGCGCATTGTCGCTTTCAGCGGCATGATTGCGCTGGCGGCCATGGGCCTGGCGGTGGTGCTGCATACCAGTGAATACTTGTTCCTCGCCATCAAGGTGATTGGTGCTGCCTACCTGTTCTACATTGCCTGGCAGCTGTGGCGGGCCCCTGTTGGTGAAGCCGTGGTGGCGGGTGATCACCCACGCGGCACCTGGCGCCTGGCGCGGCAGGAGTTCTGGGTGGCGGCGGGCAACCCGAAGGCCATCCTGATCTTCACAGCCTTCCTGCCGCAGTTCGTCTCGGTCGGCGGTGCTACCCCGGTCAGTGAGCAGTTCCTGTGGCTTGGCGTGCTGTTCCTGCTGCTGGAGTGGGCCGCCATCGCCATCTATGCGGGCCTTGGCGCCTATATGCAGCGCTGGTTCAGCCAACCTGGGCCGCGCCGGATGTTCAACCGGGTCAGCGCCTCCTTGCTGGGCTGCGCTGGCCTCGGTCTGCTGGCAGCGCGCCGTTAG